The DNA segment GCGCGCGAAGCGCCGCACGGGGATCGAGGGCTGGTTCGACGACCCGGCCACGGGTTCGACGCCGACCGTGACGGATGCCTCGGGCTCGGCGCCCGTGCCGGCGGCTCCGCCGCGGTGGAAGCAGGCGGTCGCGATCTGGCTCGGGTTCTTCCCGGTGAACCTCGCGTTCTCGCTGCTCGTCGCGCTCCTGCCGTGGTGGGACGGCGTGCCGCTCGCCGCACGTGTGCTGGCCACGACGCTCGTGCTCACGCCGATCATGACCTACTGGGTGCTCCCCTGGGTCACGCGCATGCTCCGCGGCTGGCTCGCACCGAATCCCGGCTGAGCGCGCCGGGCTGAGCGCGCGGGTCAGAGTGCGCCGGTCAGCGTGCGCCGGTCAGCGCGCGCCGATCCGGCGCGACAGGGTCGACGCCGCATCCCGCACCGCATCGGTCGCCGCCTCGACGAGGTCGCTCGGCGATCCCTCGGCGAACGTCACGGCGATGGCGGCCGCGGGCCATCCGAGGTGGTCGAGCACGGGTGCCCCGACGGACGCGAGCCCGTCGGTGACCTCGCCGTGCTCGCCCGCGACGCCCGACGCCCGCGCTTCGGCGAGCACGGCCTTCAGGCGCGAGTAGCTCCACGCGGCTTCGGACGACGCCCGCTCGGCGAACGCGGCGCGATCGGGGTAGAGCGCGCGCAGTTGCGCGGGCGGCAGCGCCTGGAGCATCGCGCGACCGGACGCCGTGAGGTGGGCGGGCAGCCGCACGCCGACGTCCGAGACGAGCGACGGCCGGCGCGGGGCGCGCTCCTCGACGAGGTAGAGCACGTCGCGGCCGTGCAGCACCGCGAGGTGACCGGACTCGCCGAGCCGGTCGACGAGTGCGGCGACGAGCGGTCGGCCGAGCCGCGTGAGCGGCTGCTGGCGGCTGAACCCGCTC comes from the Agromyces marinus genome and includes:
- a CDS encoding antibiotic biosynthesis monooxygenase → MGSEPITVSIRREVDPDRIAEATVWAQTGVNLANRYPGFLGSGWVRAGEGSDVWHMLYRFADEQTLDAWERSPERTWWLEMGRGFVRAERAKRRTGIEGWFDDPATGSTPTVTDASGSAPVPAAPPRWKQAVAIWLGFFPVNLAFSLLVALLPWWDGVPLAARVLATTLVLTPIMTYWVLPWVTRMLRGWLAPNPG
- a CDS encoding IclR family transcriptional regulator encodes the protein MSEASKVPAADQTLRILTHLASQRGPVPAASIASALGLPRSTTYQLLAVLQERGFVVHLPEERRYGLGVAAFELSSGFSRQQPLTRLGRPLVAALVDRLGESGHLAVLHGRDVLYLVEERAPRRPSLVSDVGVRLPAHLTASGRAMLQALPPAQLRALYPDRAAFAERASSEAAWSYSRLKAVLAEARASGVAGEHGEVTDGLASVGAPVLDHLGWPAAAIAVTFAEGSPSDLVEAATDAVRDAASTLSRRIGAR